In one Mycobacteroides chelonae genomic region, the following are encoded:
- a CDS encoding flavin-containing monooxygenase, producing the protein MAARSRNGAEKKLAPEFEAIVIGAGVGGIASGCQLRRAGIDDFMILERRDDFSGTWIANTYPGVALDVPSTSYEFTFAPNEWSRAFAEGDEVREYLQRIAREYGLYERVRFGVSVEREIWDDENGYWTLHLADGETITARYVLNATGFFLDPRSSSGIPDVEKYTGKVMLSAGWDHSYDYQGKRVAVIGTGASAMQIVPSIAPDVAHLDVYQRTATWCGPKPDFAFGPIGRRLMRSQRFHTLAYMANWYLFQAVVVAAEKLPKRTVMALVIGFENILRAAYRLYLRTQVNDPQARRALVPRHGLMANMPTFGRGFLRTFSRDNGALITTPIERFTQAGIRTSDGTERAYDMIVLATGFNVASDPESFPVGSVTGRDGFDLGEFYRENGMQAYAGVTIPRMPNRWFLYGPYGWNGVTWVSMMEKSALHVARVITAASARGAHVVEVTQDAHDTWHEAMVTSPATLIAQEYLVDHQFKRHNVRSYFFNERGEAPILRPSQGFRNSLWDHSDRFDPTADYTFRAVTQAATGEPAHNGKPAHPESTKVAVAE; encoded by the coding sequence GTGGCAGCAAGGTCCAGAAATGGCGCGGAAAAAAAGCTTGCGCCTGAATTCGAGGCCATCGTCATCGGCGCGGGTGTCGGTGGCATAGCAAGTGGCTGCCAGTTGCGGCGGGCCGGCATCGATGACTTTATGATCCTGGAACGCCGCGATGACTTCAGCGGGACCTGGATTGCGAACACCTATCCCGGGGTCGCCCTGGATGTGCCGTCGACGTCGTATGAGTTCACCTTCGCCCCCAACGAGTGGTCACGAGCCTTCGCCGAGGGCGACGAGGTACGCGAATACCTGCAGCGGATTGCCCGGGAATACGGACTATACGAGCGTGTCCGCTTTGGTGTCTCGGTAGAACGCGAGATCTGGGACGACGAAAATGGCTACTGGACATTGCATCTCGCCGATGGTGAAACCATTACCGCACGGTACGTGCTGAACGCGACGGGCTTCTTCCTCGATCCCCGGTCGAGCTCGGGCATCCCCGACGTCGAAAAGTACACCGGCAAGGTGATGCTGTCCGCGGGCTGGGACCATTCCTATGACTACCAGGGTAAACGGGTTGCCGTGATCGGCACGGGAGCCAGCGCCATGCAGATCGTTCCGTCGATCGCCCCCGACGTCGCCCACCTGGATGTTTACCAACGCACAGCGACCTGGTGTGGCCCCAAACCCGACTTCGCATTCGGACCGATCGGGCGTCGGCTCATGCGCTCGCAACGCTTCCACACCCTGGCTTATATGGCCAACTGGTATCTGTTCCAGGCAGTGGTGGTCGCTGCCGAAAAGCTTCCGAAGCGCACTGTCATGGCGCTGGTCATCGGATTTGAGAACATCCTGCGTGCCGCCTATCGCCTGTATCTACGCACCCAAGTGAACGATCCGCAGGCGCGCCGCGCCCTTGTGCCGCGCCATGGGCTGATGGCCAACATGCCGACCTTTGGCAGAGGCTTTCTGCGAACTTTCAGCCGCGACAACGGGGCCTTGATCACGACCCCTATCGAACGGTTTACCCAGGCCGGCATCCGCACCTCCGACGGCACCGAACGCGCGTACGACATGATTGTCCTAGCCACCGGGTTCAACGTCGCCTCGGATCCCGAATCCTTCCCTGTCGGCTCAGTCACCGGCCGGGACGGCTTTGATCTGGGCGAGTTCTACCGCGAGAACGGGATGCAGGCCTATGCCGGAGTGACGATCCCTAGGATGCCGAACCGCTGGTTCCTCTATGGCCCCTACGGCTGGAATGGCGTTACGTGGGTCAGCATGATGGAAAAGTCCGCGCTGCACGTGGCACGGGTCATCACAGCGGCCAGTGCCCGAGGCGCACACGTTGTCGAAGTAACCCAGGACGCGCATGACACCTGGCACGAGGCAATGGTGACCAGTCCCGCCACTTTGATCGCCCAGGAATATCTGGTCGACCACCAATTTAAGCGGCACAACGTACGGAGCTACTTCTTCAACGAACGCGGCGAGGCTCCGATCCTGCGCCCCTCGCAAGGATTCCGCAACTCCCTGTGGGACCACAGCGACCGGTTCGACCCAACGGCGGACTACACATTCCGGGCCGTCACGCAGGCCGCGACGGGCGAGCCCGCCCATAACGGCAAGCCCGCGCACCCGGAATCCACCAAAGTTGCAGTGGCCGAATAA
- a CDS encoding flavin-containing monooxygenase encodes MTTDIGVPQYEVAIIGAGPGGIAAGAKLRMSGIEYFVMIERGADVGGSWEQNNYPGIAVDVPSTTYQYSFERNPNWSRFFAHGAEVQQYHADVARKYGLYERIRFNTTVEREVWDDEGRFWVLHLDDDSVVTARFLISAIGSFVRPKEDVGIPGAKSFAGKIQRPTDWDHEYDMSDKAVGIIGTGASAVQIIPAIVPSVGTLTVFQRTPVWSVPKPDFLVPTFMKRLLAVPGVSAGINGIAYVVVDLLLRLVSKTPIDRFRYLANKFDATMIAVYRRYVRFVVKDRATAEKLSPNFGVLAKRPTMSTGYLTAYNRENVTLITERIEEITPDGIRTQDGVLHKLDVLILATGYEVFSDPETYVPGTIVGRNGFDLAKFYNEEGLQAYQSVSVPGLPNRWTLVGPYSWSGTSWHAFVEVTADHAVRAIKETKKRGAIVCEVRKEVADEYHRLVHQQAEGARYYLCELNGHTPTYYRNSQGDSTYIRPQGFFEARRQTRKFPLDDYRYEAAHLVSHPQPGRELSGTRGIG; translated from the coding sequence ATGACTACAGACATAGGTGTTCCGCAGTATGAGGTCGCCATTATCGGTGCCGGCCCTGGCGGGATCGCGGCGGGCGCGAAGCTGCGGATGAGTGGTATCGAGTACTTCGTGATGATCGAACGCGGCGCCGATGTCGGTGGCAGCTGGGAGCAGAATAACTATCCCGGAATCGCCGTAGACGTCCCATCCACCACGTACCAGTACTCGTTCGAACGCAATCCCAACTGGTCGCGGTTTTTTGCACACGGGGCCGAGGTACAGCAGTATCATGCCGATGTCGCCCGCAAATACGGTTTGTACGAACGCATCCGCTTCAACACCACCGTGGAACGCGAGGTGTGGGACGACGAGGGTCGGTTCTGGGTGCTCCATCTTGACGACGACTCCGTGGTGACGGCACGCTTTCTGATCAGTGCCATCGGTTCGTTTGTACGGCCTAAGGAAGATGTGGGAATTCCCGGCGCGAAGTCGTTCGCTGGGAAGATTCAGCGGCCCACCGACTGGGATCACGAGTACGACATGTCGGATAAGGCCGTCGGCATTATCGGTACAGGGGCAAGCGCGGTACAGATTATTCCCGCGATCGTGCCCAGTGTCGGCACCCTCACCGTTTTCCAGCGCACACCCGTATGGTCGGTCCCGAAGCCGGACTTTCTCGTTCCCACGTTCATGAAACGCCTGCTGGCGGTGCCGGGCGTGTCCGCCGGCATCAACGGTATTGCTTATGTTGTGGTCGACCTGCTATTGCGTTTGGTGAGCAAGACACCCATCGACCGATTCCGCTACCTTGCGAATAAGTTCGACGCGACCATGATCGCCGTGTATCGCCGTTACGTACGGTTTGTTGTCAAAGATCGCGCGACAGCCGAGAAGCTGAGCCCCAACTTCGGTGTACTCGCAAAGCGGCCCACCATGTCCACGGGCTACCTCACCGCCTACAACCGTGAGAACGTCACGCTGATCACCGAACGCATCGAGGAGATCACCCCGGACGGCATCAGGACGCAGGATGGCGTGCTGCACAAGCTCGATGTGCTGATCCTGGCCACCGGGTACGAGGTGTTCTCCGATCCCGAAACTTATGTCCCCGGAACGATTGTGGGTCGCAACGGGTTTGATCTGGCCAAGTTCTACAACGAGGAGGGCCTGCAGGCGTACCAGAGCGTGTCGGTGCCCGGCCTGCCGAACCGCTGGACCTTGGTTGGCCCGTACTCGTGGAGTGGCACCAGTTGGCACGCCTTCGTCGAAGTCACGGCGGACCACGCGGTGCGGGCGATCAAGGAGACCAAGAAGCGCGGCGCTATCGTCTGTGAGGTTCGCAAGGAAGTGGCTGACGAGTACCACCGCCTGGTGCACCAACAGGCCGAAGGCGCGCGCTACTACCTGTGTGAGTTGAACGGGCACACGCCTACCTATTACCGGAACTCGCAGGGCGACAGCACATATATCCGTCCCCAAGGCTTTTTTGAGGCCCGACGGCAGACCCGCAAGTTCCCGCTAGATGACTACCGCTACGAGGCCGCGCACCTGGTATCGCATCCTCAACCAGGACGTGAGTTGTCCGGCACGCGTGGCATCGGATAG